The Devosia sp. SD17-2 genome includes a region encoding these proteins:
- a CDS encoding CoA transferase: protein MSAGPLHGIRVLDVTTAWAGPFVGRVLAALGADVVHVEAAKRMDLWRGGLTGENPRRYPDGVLGERPYDRTVLFNSQNLNKRSLCIDIKSPGGREALKAAAANADVIVSNFTPGTLSRMGLDYAELSAINPRIILVEMPAFGTNGPMAKLSALGPSMEFSTGMSTFIGYGDGAPTATGPAYLDPIGGYNGAAAIMTALHQREQTGRGQYVEISQVEAAMPLIGGLVLGSLENDEPPCQQGNRQTSSIIHDAFRCGGSEEWVAINVQTVSEWRSLALLMGRDDLADLDLSTEADRARHADQLHGAVAAWTENLDKHWIAPRLQRMGIAAAPVCHGKDVALDPHLHATDFLEEIEHPEAGLRPYQSLPFRFAENRPPRLKPAPMLGQHTREVLREWAGLKEAELDDLAAQGTTSNDPYRS, encoded by the coding sequence GTGAGCGCAGGACCTCTTCATGGCATCCGTGTGCTTGATGTCACGACTGCCTGGGCCGGCCCGTTCGTCGGCCGAGTATTGGCCGCACTGGGTGCAGACGTGGTGCATGTGGAAGCCGCAAAGCGCATGGACCTGTGGCGCGGTGGTTTGACCGGCGAAAATCCGCGCCGCTATCCCGATGGCGTTCTGGGCGAGCGTCCCTATGACCGAACGGTCCTGTTCAATTCTCAAAACCTCAACAAGCGGTCTCTCTGCATTGATATCAAGAGCCCGGGGGGCCGCGAGGCCCTCAAGGCAGCCGCTGCCAATGCCGACGTGATTGTCTCCAATTTCACGCCGGGGACACTGTCGCGCATGGGGCTGGACTATGCCGAACTCAGCGCCATCAACCCGCGCATCATTCTGGTGGAAATGCCGGCATTCGGCACGAACGGCCCCATGGCAAAGCTCTCTGCGCTCGGACCGAGCATGGAATTTTCCACGGGCATGAGCACATTCATCGGCTACGGCGACGGCGCGCCCACAGCCACCGGACCAGCCTATCTCGATCCCATCGGCGGCTACAACGGCGCTGCCGCCATCATGACTGCATTGCATCAGCGCGAGCAGACCGGTCGCGGACAGTATGTGGAAATCTCGCAGGTAGAAGCAGCCATGCCGCTTATTGGCGGCCTTGTGCTGGGTTCACTCGAGAACGACGAGCCCCCCTGCCAGCAAGGCAACAGGCAGACATCATCCATAATCCACGATGCCTTCCGCTGCGGCGGTTCGGAAGAATGGGTCGCCATCAATGTCCAGACAGTCAGCGAATGGAGGTCCTTGGCGCTTCTGATGGGCCGAGACGATCTTGCCGATCTGGATCTGTCTACAGAAGCCGACCGGGCGCGACATGCAGACCAGTTGCACGGCGCAGTTGCCGCATGGACGGAAAATCTGGACAAACACTGGATTGCCCCACGGCTTCAGCGCATGGGGATCGCGGCAGCGCCGGTCTGTCACGGCAAAGACGTAGCCCTTGATCCGCATTTGCACGCAACGGACTTCTTAGAGGAAATCGAACATCCCGAAGCTGGGCTGCGCCCCTATCAAAGCCTGCCATTCCGCTTTGCGGAGAACAGGCCTCCCCGTCTCAAGCCTGCACCAATGCTCGGACAGCACACCAGGGAGGTGCTCCGGGAATGGGCAGGCCTGAAAGAGGCCGAGCTCGACGATCTGGCCGCCCAAGGCACCACGAGTAACGACCCATATCGAAGTTAG
- a CDS encoding CoA transferase — protein MTALSNLKVVDLSESVAGQYCSRLMAGYGADVVLVEPPGGSRVREIGPFSKQHGDSTTFYHLNIDKRSIELDADKDFDRLSTLCVAADVVLVPKGDIANTLRQKTDKTVFCRISDFGEHGPYANWQGGEMIHQALSGIMYYNGRAGEAPLFGVGQRVQHVAGVAAYTAILAALRAGTGELIDIDVHKTASSMSYNLANQYFYSGTFDERNGTKYNPDLLIRANDGWVTVFVYAYRWPAMCEALGLTELLDHPDFQTQVDRLARWDQISEMASAAARDMSSADLVMLLQNLGVPAAASLTPAELATSPHLQARNYWKTADQNGTRRRAFGAPFRLSQSDWRADRALAELQEDAK, from the coding sequence ATGACCGCCCTGTCAAATCTCAAGGTCGTCGACCTCTCTGAATCGGTGGCTGGTCAATATTGCTCACGCCTGATGGCGGGCTACGGAGCAGACGTCGTCCTCGTCGAGCCGCCCGGGGGATCACGCGTTCGCGAAATTGGCCCGTTCAGTAAGCAGCACGGGGACTCAACGACATTCTACCATCTCAATATCGACAAGCGCTCGATCGAGTTGGATGCGGACAAAGACTTCGACCGCCTGAGCACACTGTGCGTGGCGGCCGACGTCGTGCTCGTCCCGAAAGGCGACATCGCGAACACGCTGCGTCAGAAGACAGATAAGACAGTCTTTTGCCGTATCAGCGATTTTGGAGAACACGGCCCATACGCCAATTGGCAGGGTGGGGAGATGATCCATCAGGCCCTGTCGGGGATCATGTACTACAATGGCAGAGCCGGTGAGGCCCCGTTGTTCGGCGTAGGGCAGCGTGTCCAGCATGTGGCCGGTGTTGCCGCCTACACGGCGATCCTTGCCGCGCTGCGCGCCGGAACCGGAGAACTCATCGACATTGACGTCCACAAGACGGCTTCCTCGATGAGCTACAACCTCGCCAACCAGTACTTCTACAGCGGCACCTTCGACGAGCGGAACGGCACCAAATACAACCCGGACCTGCTGATCCGCGCCAATGATGGCTGGGTCACAGTCTTCGTCTATGCCTATCGATGGCCAGCGATGTGCGAAGCACTCGGGCTGACCGAACTGCTCGACCATCCGGACTTTCAGACACAGGTCGACCGGCTCGCCCGCTGGGACCAGATATCTGAAATGGCCAGCGCGGCCGCCAGGGACATGTCTTCCGCGGACCTCGTCATGCTGCTCCAGAACCTCGGGGTTCCGGCAGCCGCCAGCCTCACGCCGGCCGAGCTGGCCACCTCTCCTCACCTGCAGGCGCGCAATTACTGGAAGACCGCCGACCAGAACGGCACGCGCCGTCGGGCCTTCGGCGCCCCCTTCCGGTTGAGCCAATCAGACTGGCGCGCCGATCGTGCCCTCGCCGAACTTCAGGAGGACGCAAAGTGA
- a CDS encoding ABC transporter permease, with product MTLVEKLPDERTSRVTTLLSLMTKPTLVLAVAWLVLTIIAALFAPILAPFDPISQNPGDVLMPPSGKYLLGTDDLGRDVLSRLIYGTQPTLLGMLIAISTAAVIGIPWGLVSGYLGGWVDLTLMRFVDALLVFPGLILTLALTSALGATLENTMFSLGIVYSPLVARVVRVGVLSVRNRDYVQITRMFGSSTMYRIFNHVLPSVLPATVVQLTLLCGLSVLAQTGLNFLGLGVPNRNPSWGSSVAETFRYLMIDPMAPVLPGVIVVFTVLAIYRVGDEVRDLLEIYSR from the coding sequence ATGACTCTTGTCGAAAAATTGCCCGACGAGCGAACGTCCCGGGTGACGACGCTGCTGTCACTTATGACGAAACCCACACTGGTGCTGGCTGTGGCCTGGCTGGTGCTGACGATCATCGCGGCGCTATTCGCGCCGATCCTTGCGCCATTCGATCCAATCTCCCAGAACCCCGGCGACGTTCTGATGCCGCCATCCGGGAAATATCTTCTGGGCACGGATGACCTTGGCCGCGATGTGCTTTCACGGCTCATCTACGGGACGCAGCCCACGCTGCTTGGAATGCTCATTGCCATCAGCACTGCCGCGGTAATCGGAATTCCGTGGGGTCTGGTGTCCGGCTATTTGGGCGGATGGGTCGATCTCACGCTCATGCGTTTCGTGGACGCCCTTCTGGTCTTCCCCGGCCTGATCCTCACCCTCGCCCTCACAAGCGCCCTGGGCGCCACGCTCGAGAACACCATGTTCTCCCTGGGCATAGTGTACTCGCCATTGGTCGCTCGTGTGGTCCGCGTCGGAGTGTTGAGCGTTCGCAACCGGGATTATGTGCAGATCACCCGCATGTTCGGGTCGTCCACGATGTACCGGATTTTCAATCACGTCCTGCCAAGCGTTCTGCCCGCGACGGTTGTCCAGCTGACACTCTTGTGCGGGCTGTCCGTGCTGGCCCAGACCGGCCTCAACTTCTTGGGCCTCGGCGTCCCGAACCGAAACCCCAGCTGGGGAAGTTCCGTCGCCGAAACCTTCCGCTACCTGATGATCGACCCCATGGCGCCAGTTTTGCCAGGTGTGATCGTCGTTTTCACAGTGCTCGCCATCTACCGCGTCGGCGATGAGGTCCGCGACCTCCTGGAGATTTATTCCCGATGA
- a CDS encoding ABC transporter permease → MSDVIAYSSAFRDDYSHRPARLDFGVLHRSANARGPGLCDCRPGATPEFVAHINRELGLDRPLPVQYLSWLGQMSEGSLGRSLVNRTEVTTLVANRMPVSATIALEALVLAVLVGIPLGIIASVRAGGAIDSGIRSFTSIGIAVPEFWLAMLAVNLFALQLFWLPPTGFTPLSAGLIPHFKSVVMPVVTLALGPIAIIVRFTRSAMNEALSAQYVRTAWSLGIPAHQVYLRFALKNALPSIITVIGMVASVLIGGAVLIESVFAIPGIGELLVQSVLSKDFPVVQGVTTVLMFLVILINLAVDLIVAAIDPRTR, encoded by the coding sequence GTGTCAGATGTTATTGCTTATTCTTCAGCGTTTAGGGACGATTATTCCCACCGCCCTGCTCGCCTCGATTTTGGTGTTCTCCATCGTTCAGCTAACGCCCGGGGGCCCGGCTTATGCGATTGCCGGCCCGGCGCTACACCTGAGTTCGTGGCACACATAAACCGTGAGCTCGGCCTGGATCGTCCCCTGCCCGTACAATATCTGAGCTGGCTTGGTCAGATGAGCGAAGGGTCATTGGGCCGTTCTCTGGTCAACCGCACCGAGGTCACGACCTTGGTAGCAAACCGGATGCCTGTATCGGCCACAATTGCCCTCGAGGCTCTGGTTCTCGCCGTACTCGTCGGCATACCGCTGGGCATTATCGCCAGCGTTCGCGCCGGCGGGGCGATAGACAGCGGCATTCGAAGCTTCACCTCCATCGGCATTGCAGTGCCCGAGTTCTGGCTCGCCATGCTGGCTGTCAACTTGTTCGCGCTGCAGCTGTTCTGGCTGCCACCGACTGGTTTTACGCCCTTGTCGGCAGGTCTCATCCCGCACTTCAAGTCCGTCGTCATGCCGGTGGTAACGCTCGCGCTGGGCCCTATCGCGATCATCGTGCGGTTTACGCGCAGCGCGATGAATGAAGCGCTGTCGGCTCAATATGTCAGGACGGCATGGTCGCTGGGCATCCCCGCTCACCAAGTCTATCTCAGGTTCGCCCTGAAAAATGCCCTGCCCTCGATCATCACGGTCATCGGCATGGTGGCATCGGTACTGATCGGCGGCGCCGTACTCATCGAATCCGTCTTCGCCATCCCCGGCATTGGCGAGCTTTTGGTCCAGTCAGTTCTGTCGAAGGATTTTCCCGTCGTCCAGGGCGTCACCACAGTGCTGATGTTCCTCGTCATTCTGATCAACCTCGCAGTTGACCTGATTGTGGCCGCCATCGATCCGAGGACCCGCTGA